In Centropristis striata isolate RG_2023a ecotype Rhode Island chromosome 15, C.striata_1.0, whole genome shotgun sequence, a genomic segment contains:
- the ddx46 gene encoding probable ATP-dependent RNA helicase DDX46, producing MGRESRHYRKRSASRGRSGSRSKSRSPDKRSKKDDRDRNRRDRSRSRDRRRSRSRDRKRARRSRSRERRRSRSRDRRRSGSRSRARRSRSGSPNKSRRPDERSRSKEKDSVDSLSDKKKIKEEKEDEKVEDQDFDQNKLEEEMRKRKERVEKWREEQRKKAIENIGEIKKELEEMKQGKKWSLEDDDDDDEDVSAPMEADDDEDGEGKGEMKDKEIKVEKKEEGEKEEETPMEQQAEEDDVDPLDAYMEEVKQEVKKFNMGGMKGNDKKGAMTVTKVVTVVKTKKGPNTHKKKGELMENDQDAMEYSSEEEEVDLQTALTGFQTKQRKVLEPVDHEKIQYESYRKNFYVEVPELARMTPEEVNAYRLELEGITVKGKGCPKPIKTWVQCGVSMKILSAMKRHSYDKPTPIQAQAIPAIMSGRDLIGIAKTGSGKTIAFLLPMFRHIMDQRPLEESEGPITIIMTPTRELALQITKECKKFSKPLGLRVVCVYGGTGISEQIAELKRGAEIIVCTPGRMIDMLGANSGRVTNLRRVTYVVLDEADRMFDMGFEPQVMRIVDNVRPDRQTVMFSATFPRAMEALARRILAKPIEVQVGGRSVVCSDVEQHVLVIEEDKKFLKLLEILGHYQEKGSVIIFVDKQEHADTLLKDLMKASYPCMSLHGGIDQYDRDSIINDFKNGACRLMVATSVAARGLDVKQLILVVNYNCPNHYEDYVHRAGRTGRAGNKGYAYTFITEDQVRYAGDIIKALELSGSPVPPELEQLWASFKDQQKAEGKTIKSSSGFSGKGFKFDETEHALANERKKLQKAALGLQDSDDEDGALDIEEQIESMFNSKKRVKDLSAPGAATGSAGAAASTTTVPGGLPGLGPTSAGNIQKLEMAKRLALKINAQKNLGAEAQDVMQQATNAILRGGTIMTPSVSAKTIAEQLAEKINAKLNYTPVEKLEEERQAAEQAETVKRYEEELEINDFPQTARWKVTSKEALQRIGEYSEAAITIRGTYFPPGKEPKEGERKIYLAIESANELAVQKAKTEITRLIKEELIRLQNSYQPTSKGRYKVL from the exons ATGGGACGTGAGTCGAG ACACTACAGAAAGCGCTCCGCGTCTCGGGGACGGTCAGGCAGCCGATCGAAGAGTCGCTCCCCGGACAAGCGCTCCAAGAAAGACGACCGAGACAGAAATAGGAGGGACCGGTCACGGAGCAGGGACCGCCGCAGGTCCCGGtccagagacagaaaacgagcCAG GCGCTccaggagcagagagaggaggaggtctaGAAGCCGAGACAGGAGGCGGTCGGGCAGCAGGAGTCGTGCCCGGAGGTCCCGATCTGGTAGTCCAAACAAGAGTAGGAGACCGGATGAAAG GTCAAGGAGCAAGGAGAAAGACAGCGTTGATTCTTTATCTGACAAGAAGAAGAtaaaggaggaaaaggaggatgaGAAGGTTGAGGAT caagactTTGACCAGAATAAGCTTGAGGAGGAGATGAGAAAGAGGAAGGAGCGTGTCGAGAAGTggagggaggagcagaggaagaaGGCCATAGAAAACATTGGAGAGATCAAGAAAGAACTGGAGGAGATGAAGCAGGGCAAGAAGTGGAGCTTAGAGGATGACGATG atgatgatgaggatgttTCAGCTCCAATGGAGGCAGATGATGACGAAGATGGGGAAGGGAAAGGGGAGATGAAAGATAAGGAGATAAAGGtggagaagaaagaggagggggagaaggaggaggagactcCCATGGAGCAGCAGGCTGAGGAAGACGATGTGGATCCTCTGGACGCCTACATGGAAGAGGTGAAGCAGGAGGTGAAGAAGTTCAACATGGGAGGCATGAAAGGAAATGATAAG AAAGGAGCAATGACGGTAACCAAAGTGGTGACAGTTGTTAAAACCAAGAAAGGACCCAACACTCACAAAAAGAAGGGTGAGCTGATGGAGAATGACCAGGATGCTATGGAg TATtcatcagaggaggaggaggtggatcTGCAGACGGCTCTGACGGGCTTCCAGACCAAACAGAGGAAGGTACTTGAGCCTGTTGACCACGAAAAGATCCAGTACGAGTCCTACCGCAAAAACTTCTATGTGGAGGTTCCTGAGCTCGCCAGGATGACTCCAGAAG AAGTGAATGCGTACAGGCTGGAACTGGAAGGCATTACTGTTAAAGGGAAGGGTTGTCCCAAACCCATTAAGACCTGGGTGCAGTGTGGAGTGTCTATGAAGATCCTCAGTGCAATGAAGAG ACATAGCTATGACAAGCCCACCCCCATCCAGGCTCAGGCCATCCCCGCCATTATGTCGGGTCGAGACCTCATTGGCATCGCTAAGACCGGCAGCGGGAAAACCATAGCTTTCCTGCTGCCCATGTTCCGACACATCATGGACCAAAGGCCCCTGGAGGAGTCTGAAGGACCAATAA ctaTAATCATGACCCCGACCAGAGAATTGGCTCTGCAGATTACAAAGGAGTGTAAGAAATTCTCTAAACCGCTGGGACTCAGGGTGGTGTGTGTCTATGGAGGCACGGGTATCAGCGAACAG ATTGCTGAGCTGAAGAGAGGAGCTGAGATCATCGTGTGCACGCCGGGGAGAATGATTGACATGTTGGGGGCCAACAGCG GTCGAGTCACCAACCTGCGCAGAGTTACATATGTGGTGTTGGATGAAGCTGACAGGATGTTTGACATGGGCTTCGAGCCACAG GTGATGCGTATTGTGGACAACGTGCGTCCAGACCGCCAGACGGTCATGTTTTCGGCTACCTTCCCCAGAGCCATGGAGGCGCTGGCTCGTAGGATCCTTGCCAAGCCCATTGAGGTCCAGGTGGGAGGCCGCAGTGTCGTCTGCTCTGATGTGGAACAACACGTG CTGGTGATTGAGGAGGACAAGAAGTTCCTGAAGCTGCTTGAGATTCTGGGTCACTACCAGGAGAAGGGATCGGTCATCATCTTTGTAGACAAACAGGAGCATGCTGACACATTGCTAAAAGACCTGATGAAAGCCTCGTACCCCTGCATGTCTCTGCACGGAG GAATCGATCAGTATGACAGAGACAGCATTATTAATGACTTTAAGAACGGAGCCTGTCGTCTGATGGTGGCCACCTCTGTGGCAGCCAGAGGCCTGGATGTCAAGCAGCTCATCCTGGTGGTCAACTACAACTGTCCCAACCACTATGAGGACTATGTCCACAGGGCCGGACGCACAGGCAGAGCAGGGAACAAG GGCTATGCCTACACCTTCATCACAGAAGATCAGGTTCGCTATGCTGGGGACATCATCAAAGCCTTGGAGCTGTCAGGCTCTCCTGTCCCACCTGAGCTGGAGCAGCTTTGGGCCTCCTTCAAAGACCAACAGAAAGCG GAGGGTAAGACCATCAAGAGCAGCAGCGGCTTCTCAGGAAAAGGCTTTAAGTTTGACGAGACGGAGCACGCCTTAGCCAATGAGAGAAAGAAGTTGCAGAAAGCTGCTCTTGGACTGCAGGACTCTGACGATGAGGACGGAGCCCTGGAT ATTGAGGAGCAAATCGAGAGCATGTTCAACTCCAAGAAGAGGGTGAAGGACCTGTCTGCTCCCGGGGCAGCCACTGGTTCTGCAGGAGCAGCAGCCTCAACAACAACTGTCCCAGGAGGGCTGCCAGGCCTCGGACCCACATCTGCTGGAAACATCCAGAAACTGGAAATGGCAAAGAGACTAGCGCTCAAGATCAACGCTCAGAAGAACCTGGGCGCCGAGGCTCAG GACGTGATGCAGCAGGCCACCAACGCCATTCTGCGGGGCGGCACCATCATGACACCCTCTGTGTCGGCCAAGACTATTGCAGAGCAGCTGGCGGAGAAGATCAATGCCAAGCTGAACTACACCCCCGtggagaagctggaggaggagcggcAGGCGGCTGAACAGGCTGAGACCGTCAAGAGATACGAAGAGGAGCTGGAGATCAACGACTTCCCTCAG ACGGCCAGGTGGAAGGTGACCTCTAAAGAAGCTCTGCAGAGGATCGGTGAATACTCTGAAGCCGCCATCACAATCAGAGGAACCTATTTCCCTCCAGGCAAAGAGCCCAAGGAAGGAGAACGCAAGATCTACCTGGCTATTGAAA GTGCAAATGAACTGGCTGTGCAGAAAGCCAAAACCGAGATCACGCGGTTAATCAAGGAAGAGCTCATCAGATTA caAAATTCCTACCAGCCGACGAGCAAAGGCCGGTACAAAGTGTTGTAG
- the c15h5orf24 gene encoding UPF0461 protein C5orf24 homolog — MMRQVTTSDFCMNSRPSCLAEDSHHPASHFDLCTQASKFYPPPPPSALQMTLAPMVLPTQSHKPMVCPRQEVLVGSPGKISSIKSNDQASEDGKKKNKAAGKSGRRGRPLGTTKLAGYRTSTGRPLGTTRAAGFKTSPGRPLGTTRAAGYKVSPGRPPGSIKGLSRLNKLAYGSTCSGAAFPYPLPHKEILCEPSCKEKTVSPHPPSVE; from the coding sequence ATGATGCGCCAGGTGACAACCAGTGACTTCTGCATGAATAGCAGGCCGTCATGCCTAGCAGAGGACAGCCACCACCCTGCCTCCCACTTTGACCTGTGCACCCAGGCCAGCAAGTtctacccccctcctcctccatcggCCCTCCAGATGACGTTGGCTCCCATGGTTCTACCCACCCAGAGCCACAAGCCCATGGTGTGCCCAAGACAGGAAGTGCTCGTGGGCTCGCCTGGGAAAATATCCAGCATTAAAAGCAACGATCAGGCATCAGAGGATggcaagaagaagaacaaggcAGCCGGGAAGTCAGGCAGACGCGGAAGGCCTTTGGGAACCACCAAGCTAGCTGGGTACAGAACCAGCACAGGGCGACCCCTCGGCACCACCAGAGCTGCAGGGTTCAAGACGAGCCCGGGAAGGCCGCTTGGTACTACCAGAGCGGCGGGGTACAAGGTCAGCCCCGGACGGCCTCCCGGCAGCATCAAGGGCCTCTCTCGCCTCAACAAACTAGCTTATGGTAGCACGTGCAGCGGAGCGGCTTTCCCCTATCCGCTACCACACAAGGAAATCCTCTGTGAACCTTCCTGCAAAGAGAAGACAGTTTCCCCTCACCCTCCATCAGTTGAATAA